A single region of the Chryseobacterium sp. 6424 genome encodes:
- a CDS encoding thymidylate synthase codes for MQNYHDLLQHILDNGTIKTDRTGTGTRSVFGYQLRFDLSKGFPLVTTKKVHLKSIIYELLWFLKGDTNIKYLNDHGVSIWNEWADENGDLGPVYGAQWRSWRGADGKVIDQLSEVIDQIKKNPDSRRLIVSAWNTAEIPNMALAPCHAMFQFYVADGKLSLQLYQRSADVFLGVPFNIASYALLLMMVAQVCDLEVGDYVHTFGDVHIYNNHFEQVEKQLSRTPKTLPTMKLNPDIKDIFSFKYEDFTLENYDPYPGIKAPVAV; via the coding sequence ATGCAAAACTACCACGATTTACTTCAGCATATTCTAGACAACGGAACCATTAAAACCGACCGTACCGGCACCGGAACGCGCAGTGTCTTCGGTTACCAACTGCGTTTTGATCTGAGTAAAGGTTTTCCTCTGGTTACCACAAAAAAGGTTCATTTAAAGTCAATAATTTATGAGTTACTCTGGTTTCTGAAAGGTGATACCAACATCAAATATCTTAATGACCACGGTGTGTCGATCTGGAATGAGTGGGCCGATGAGAATGGTGATTTGGGTCCGGTGTATGGCGCACAATGGCGAAGCTGGCGCGGCGCGGACGGCAAGGTAATCGATCAGCTTTCTGAAGTGATCGATCAGATCAAGAAAAATCCGGATTCCCGCCGATTGATTGTTTCCGCCTGGAACACCGCGGAGATCCCGAACATGGCGCTGGCGCCGTGTCACGCGATGTTTCAGTTTTATGTGGCGGATGGGAAGCTTTCGCTGCAACTGTATCAAAGAAGCGCCGATGTTTTCCTGGGCGTACCGTTCAACATTGCAAGTTACGCGTTGCTGCTGATGATGGTCGCGCAGGTTTGTGACCTGGAAGTTGGCGATTATGTGCACACTTTTGGTGATGTTCATATCTATAACAACCATTTCGAACAGGTTGAAAAGCAACTTTCGCGCACGCCGAAGACTTTGCCAACAATGAAACTCAATCCTGACATCAAGGATATTTTCAGTTTTAAATATGAAGATTTTACACTCGAAAACTACGATCCTTATCCGGGAATCAAAGCGCCGGTGGCGGTTTAG
- a CDS encoding serine hydrolase domain-containing protein, translated as MKTKLFSFALSGLVSLCCAQQGNREKLSAYLDSLAIHHKAIGSYALATYGKPDFVKVTGFADAETQQKANMNTQYRIGSVSKILTAVLVMKAVEEKKLSLQTKLSEYFPSVPNAAQITVEQMLQHRTGIHNLTDEAEYFGYHENPQTEKQMVDIIAKYKSDFAPGEKHAYSNSNYILLGYILEKIYKKPYADLIQTKIAKPLKLNLTKVGGKITPKENQANSYLFNNNRFEKTAETDMSVPGGAGNLISTPTELLQFIIALEDGKLISKTSLAQMKNFKDDYGYGLAKVPFINKYGYGHSGRIEEFRSVLFYFPEDKAGISFITNQSDYDVNQNSINMLKTAMNMDFEMPDFKVKTVDLSILQAYEGVYKAPNFPLDIKIFVENNNLMAQATGQGSFPLEVVSDTEFQFMAAGIKIKFNPGKNTFDFKQGGVELVFTKQ; from the coding sequence ATGAAAACAAAATTATTTTCCTTTGCCCTATCCGGATTGGTGAGTTTATGCTGCGCACAGCAGGGAAACCGCGAAAAACTCTCCGCTTATCTGGATTCGCTTGCAATACATCACAAAGCAATCGGAAGCTATGCCCTCGCAACGTACGGAAAACCTGATTTTGTAAAGGTGACCGGCTTTGCAGATGCGGAAACCCAGCAGAAAGCCAACATGAATACGCAGTACCGCATCGGTTCGGTATCTAAAATTTTAACTGCAGTTCTCGTGATGAAAGCGGTTGAAGAGAAAAAACTGTCGCTTCAGACCAAGCTTTCAGAATATTTTCCGTCCGTTCCGAATGCCGCTCAAATTACCGTCGAGCAAATGCTGCAGCACCGCACAGGTATTCACAATCTCACGGATGAAGCAGAATACTTCGGCTATCACGAAAATCCACAGACAGAAAAGCAGATGGTTGACATCATCGCGAAATACAAAAGCGATTTTGCGCCGGGTGAAAAGCATGCTTACAGCAACTCCAATTACATCCTGCTCGGATACATTCTGGAAAAAATTTACAAAAAACCATACGCAGATCTCATCCAAACCAAGATTGCAAAGCCTTTGAAGCTAAATTTAACTAAGGTTGGAGGAAAGATAACTCCAAAGGAAAATCAAGCGAATTCGTATTTATTCAATAATAATCGTTTTGAAAAAACCGCGGAAACGGATATGAGTGTTCCCGGTGGCGCCGGAAATCTGATTTCAACGCCGACTGAACTGCTTCAGTTTATCATTGCGCTTGAAGATGGAAAACTGATTTCAAAAACGAGCCTCGCCCAGATGAAAAATTTCAAGGATGACTACGGTTACGGCTTGGCGAAAGTGCCTTTCATCAACAAATACGGTTATGGTCACAGCGGCCGGATCGAGGAATTTCGGTCGGTGCTTTTCTATTTTCCTGAAGACAAAGCCGGCATAAGCTTCATCACCAACCAGTCTGATTATGATGTGAATCAGAACTCGATCAATATGCTGAAAACAGCGATGAATATGGATTTTGAAATGCCTGATTTTAAAGTAAAAACCGTCGATTTATCCATTTTGCAAGCCTATGAAGGAGTTTATAAAGCCCCGAATTTTCCGCTGGATATTAAAATTTTTGTAGAGAATAACAACCTTATGGCTCAGGCAACGGGTCAGGGTTCTTTTCCGCTTGAAGTGGTTTCGGATACCGAATTCCAGTTCATGGCGGCGGGAATAAAGATTAAATTTAATCCGGGCAAAAACACTTTCGATTTCAAACAGGGTGGTGTGGAACTCGTTTTTACTAAGCAATAA
- a CDS encoding MBL fold metallo-hydrolase codes for MEQSKDNKIIPMTSVDSGKLREVTPDVAYYTNQIVNLIMIGNPGGDWVLVDAGMPKSGKEIIKVAQQRFGENNSPKAIILTHGHFDHVGSIVDLIEKWNVPVYAHSLESTFLTGMESYPQPDTSVEGGVLAKISSVYPHEPINISEVLQQLPDNGEVPYLIDWEWIHVPGHSPGQVALYRERDGVLISADALITVKQDSLYKVLIQKEEICGPPVYLTTNWSQARESVEKLAALNPQILVPGHGTAMSGPELKSGIEHLLANWEEEAVPSHGRWVWTKDL; via the coding sequence ATGGAACAAAGCAAAGACAACAAGATAATTCCGATGACCTCGGTTGACAGCGGAAAACTTCGCGAGGTAACTCCCGATGTAGCCTATTACACCAACCAGATCGTAAACCTCATCATGATCGGGAATCCCGGTGGCGATTGGGTTTTGGTAGATGCCGGAATGCCAAAATCGGGGAAGGAAATTATCAAAGTCGCGCAACAACGCTTCGGAGAGAACAATTCACCAAAAGCCATCATCCTGACGCACGGACATTTCGATCATGTCGGCAGCATCGTTGATTTAATTGAAAAATGGAATGTTCCGGTTTACGCGCATTCCTTAGAATCGACATTTTTAACAGGAATGGAAAGCTATCCGCAGCCCGATACGTCGGTGGAAGGTGGTGTTCTGGCGAAGATTTCTTCGGTTTATCCGCACGAACCGATCAACATCAGCGAAGTTCTGCAACAATTACCGGATAACGGTGAAGTTCCCTATTTGATCGATTGGGAATGGATTCACGTGCCGGGCCACTCTCCCGGTCAGGTGGCGCTGTACCGGGAACGGGACGGTGTGCTGATCTCGGCAGATGCCCTGATTACGGTGAAGCAGGATTCATTGTATAAAGTTTTGATTCAAAAAGAAGAAATATGCGGTCCGCCGGTCTATCTCACGACGAATTGGAGCCAGGCACGCGAATCGGTGGAGAAACTGGCCGCGCTGAATCCACAGATTTTAGTTCCGGGTCACGGCACGGCGATGAGCGGTCCCGAGTTGAAATCCGGCATCGAACATTTGCTTGCAAACTGGGAAGAAGAAGCGGTACCCAGCCACGGACGTTGGGTTTGGACCAAAGACCTTTAA
- a CDS encoding M1 family metallopeptidase translates to MKKLIISISLLGILFTGNAFAQTETSGRTEVYRATHTKSTELKHTKLKVNFDYAKEQMNGEAWLTASPHFYPSDSLVLDAKAMLIHEVALDKNGSKSPLKYQYKDDFLKINLDKTYTRNQDYTVYIKYTARPNEVKTKGSAAITDAKGLYFVNAQGKDPDKPIQIWTQGETEASSAWFPTIDKPNQKTTQEIYMTVPDKYVTLSNGLMKSSVKEANGLRTDHWVMDKKHAPYLFFMGVGDYAVVKDKWRNIPVDYYVEREYEPYAKQIFGNTPEMMEFFSKKLNYDYPWSKYAQITARDYVSGAMENTTAVLHQESAQQKPGDLIDENRWEDVISHELFHHWFGDLVTTESWSNLTVNESFANYSEYLWNEHKYGKDFADYTLMKAAEGYFRDPSNVTKDLVRFNYHNKEDMFDGVSYNKGGSILHMLRNYLGDEAFWAGMHDYLKTNEYGTGEAHQFRLSLEKVSGKDLNWFFNQWFFGSGHPKISYTTTFEPVKKQVRVTVNQTQLGGNFEFPLALDVYENGKPSRKNVWVSAKDKNDFYFPVSKNPDFININADGVLLAEFTDNKTPEQYFTQYSTSTDFLSRYRSVENAAENISNSAASLKTLVAALKDSNFRIRMKALSGLDLSKADQAKAALAEVEKMAANDPKTLVQAAAITALAKTKDKKYVPLFEKGIGALSNSVKASSLAGIAAADPARVGAFADKIDLEGASDDLIAELLPIIVKNKMQKHMPAIASTAAFYPFVKFQNSELGAAAEEAYNWIMSSDNLKATENVTKILTQVKSQIDDNPQAKMMIVQILRDGLAKKMAVLKANPSSTTINQQVDAINKAIQAYQ, encoded by the coding sequence ATGAAGAAACTGATCATTTCCATTAGTCTACTGGGAATCCTCTTTACCGGAAACGCCTTCGCACAGACCGAAACTTCCGGAAGAACCGAAGTTTACCGCGCAACGCACACCAAATCTACCGAGCTGAAGCACACCAAACTGAAAGTGAATTTCGATTATGCAAAAGAGCAGATGAACGGCGAGGCGTGGCTTACCGCCAGCCCGCACTTCTATCCGTCGGATTCGCTGGTGCTTGATGCCAAAGCGATGCTGATCCATGAAGTGGCATTGGACAAAAACGGCTCGAAATCTCCTTTAAAATATCAGTACAAAGACGATTTTCTGAAGATAAACCTCGATAAAACCTATACACGAAACCAAGACTACACGGTTTACATTAAATATACCGCACGGCCAAACGAGGTGAAAACCAAAGGCAGCGCCGCCATCACCGATGCAAAGGGACTTTATTTTGTAAATGCGCAGGGCAAAGATCCCGATAAACCGATTCAGATCTGGACTCAGGGCGAAACCGAAGCCAGTTCCGCCTGGTTCCCGACCATCGATAAGCCCAATCAGAAAACCACACAGGAAATCTATATGACCGTGCCCGATAAGTACGTCACTTTGTCTAATGGTCTGATGAAATCTTCGGTAAAAGAAGCCAATGGTTTGCGCACCGACCATTGGGTGATGGACAAGAAACACGCACCTTATCTGTTCTTCATGGGTGTGGGCGATTACGCGGTGGTGAAGGACAAATGGCGGAACATTCCCGTTGATTACTATGTTGAGCGCGAATATGAGCCGTATGCAAAACAGATTTTCGGTAACACACCGGAAATGATGGAGTTTTTCTCTAAAAAACTAAACTACGATTATCCGTGGTCTAAATATGCCCAAATCACCGCCCGCGACTATGTTTCAGGAGCCATGGAGAACACGACAGCCGTCCTTCACCAGGAATCTGCGCAACAAAAACCCGGCGACCTGATCGATGAAAACCGCTGGGAGGATGTGATTTCCCACGAACTTTTCCACCACTGGTTTGGCGATTTGGTGACGACTGAAAGCTGGAGCAACCTTACCGTAAACGAATCTTTCGCCAATTATTCGGAATATCTTTGGAACGAGCATAAATACGGAAAAGATTTCGCCGATTATACTTTAATGAAAGCTGCGGAAGGCTATTTCCGCGATCCTTCGAACGTCACCAAAGATTTGGTGCGCTTCAATTATCACAACAAAGAAGACATGTTCGATGGCGTTTCCTACAACAAAGGAGGTTCTATTCTGCACATGCTGCGAAACTATCTTGGCGATGAGGCTTTCTGGGCCGGCATGCACGATTATCTTAAAACCAATGAATACGGCACCGGAGAAGCGCATCAGTTCAGGCTTTCGCTCGAAAAAGTTTCGGGTAAGGATCTGAACTGGTTCTTCAATCAGTGGTTTTTTGGCAGTGGACATCCGAAAATCTCGTACACCACTACTTTCGAGCCGGTGAAAAAGCAGGTGAGAGTAACGGTGAACCAGACACAGTTGGGCGGAAATTTTGAGTTTCCTTTGGCTTTGGATGTTTACGAAAACGGAAAGCCTTCACGGAAAAATGTTTGGGTAAGCGCGAAAGATAAAAACGACTTCTATTTTCCCGTGTCAAAGAATCCGGATTTCATCAACATCAATGCTGACGGCGTTTTGCTGGCAGAATTCACCGATAATAAAACACCGGAGCAGTATTTCACGCAGTATTCAACTTCAACAGACTTCCTGAGCCGTTACAGATCTGTGGAAAATGCCGCTGAAAACATATCGAATAGCGCAGCATCTTTGAAAACGCTGGTTGCGGCGCTTAAAGATTCGAATTTCAGAATTCGTATGAAAGCTTTGAGCGGACTCGATCTGTCAAAAGCAGATCAGGCGAAAGCAGCACTTGCAGAAGTTGAAAAAATGGCGGCCAACGACCCAAAGACTTTAGTTCAGGCTGCAGCAATTACTGCTTTGGCTAAAACGAAGGACAAAAAGTATGTACCGCTGTTTGAGAAAGGCATCGGTGCACTTTCAAATTCGGTGAAGGCAAGCTCGCTTGCGGGCATTGCAGCGGCAGACCCGGCGCGCGTAGGCGCATTCGCCGATAAGATCGATCTGGAGGGCGCCAGCGATGATCTGATTGCCGAATTGCTTCCCATCATCGTTAAAAACAAAATGCAGAAACACATGCCGGCCATCGCGTCAACAGCCGCGTTTTATCCGTTTGTGAAATTCCAGAACTCGGAACTAGGTGCCGCAGCGGAAGAAGCTTATAACTGGATCATGAGTTCGGACAATCTAAAAGCAACTGAAAACGTAACCAAGATCCTGACCCAGGTGAAAAGCCAGATTGACGATAACCCGCAGGCTAAAATGATGATTGTGCAGATTCTGCGCGACGGTTTGGCTAAAAAGATGGCAGTTTTGAAGGCAAATCCATCAAGCACCACGATCAATCAGCAGGTTGACGCCATTAACAAAGCAATTCAGGCTTATCAATAG